The Trichosurus vulpecula isolate mTriVul1 chromosome 3, mTriVul1.pri, whole genome shotgun sequence genome includes a window with the following:
- the GEMIN6 gene encoding gem-associated protein 6, which yields MSEWMKKSPLEWQDYVYKEVRVTASEKNEYKGWVLTTDPVSANIVLVNFLEDGTVAVTGVMGHAVQTVETLNEDNQEVREKLMHMFMPEESKAYNPEDLEKRKISLKSWLEKNHIPITEQGESQSTLCVAGVLTIEPPYGPEDCSSSNEIILSRVQDLIQGHLTASQ from the exons ATGAGTGAGTGGATGAAGAAAAGCCCATTAGAATGGCAAGACTACGTATATAAAGAAGTCAGAGTGACAGCcagtgagaagaatgaatataaaGGATGGGTTTTAACAACAGACCCAGTCTCTGCCAA TATCGTCCTTGTGAATTTCCTCGAAGATGGCACTGTGGCTGTGACTGGAGTCATGGGACATGCTGTGCAGACTGTTGAGACTTTGAATGAAGACAATCAGGAAGTGAGGGAGAAACTGATGCATATGTTCATGCCAGAAGAGAGTAAGGCCTACAACCCTGAGGACCTGGAAAAAAGGAAGATCAGCTTGAAGTCCTGGCTGGAGAAGAATCACATCCCCATCACTGAACAGGGAGAGTCACAAAGCACCCTCTGCGTTGCTGGGGTCCTGACCATAGAGCCACCCTATGGGCCTGAAGACTGCAGCAGTTCAAATGAAATTATCTTGTCCAGAGTCCAAGATCTTATCCAGGGACATCTTACAGCTTCTCAGTGA